Proteins encoded in a region of the Chryseobacterium piperi genome:
- a CDS encoding M14 family zinc carboxypeptidase has product MKFEQIYRENTDFPNRYISPEKLFSYLQTNLSDYIQEIGKSYLEKPIYKLSKGTGNLSVLAWSQMHGNESNATHAMLDLLISLDNAPELKEELFTKIKLDFIFMLNPDGSERWTRLNAADIDLNRDFHNEASKEIKFLKNMVSAHPYDYALNLHEQRTIFTTDGIHPATLSFLAPSEDEERTVTHNRKKCMAVIASVYNHLKELIPNQIGRYSDEFYPTSTGDNFIKAGMPTILFEGGHFVDDYTRKGTRKYYTIALYYALKAISELNSDITGWESYLDIPENKETHYDIIYRNVKLNTDHHCVLDIAVQYREVKEDGKDDISFIPFVMEVGDVKKKNGWLEIDCADKKFVCSTKYPKLDEKVNFTIEE; this is encoded by the coding sequence ATGAAATTTGAACAGATCTACCGTGAGAATACCGATTTTCCTAATCGCTATATTTCCCCTGAAAAATTATTTTCTTACCTACAGACGAATCTCAGCGATTATATTCAAGAGATTGGAAAGTCATATCTTGAAAAGCCTATTTATAAATTAAGCAAAGGAACCGGTAACCTATCTGTTCTGGCTTGGTCGCAGATGCATGGAAATGAGTCTAACGCTACGCATGCAATGCTGGATCTGCTAATCAGCTTGGATAATGCTCCTGAACTGAAAGAAGAATTATTTACTAAAATCAAGCTGGATTTTATCTTTATGTTAAATCCAGACGGATCGGAAAGATGGACCAGACTTAATGCTGCAGATATCGATCTGAACAGGGATTTTCACAATGAAGCCAGCAAGGAAATTAAATTTCTTAAGAATATGGTTTCTGCGCATCCGTATGATTATGCATTAAACTTACATGAGCAGAGGACGATCTTTACCACTGACGGAATCCATCCGGCTACCCTCTCTTTTTTAGCCCCATCGGAAGATGAAGAGCGTACCGTTACGCATAACAGGAAAAAATGTATGGCAGTTATCGCCAGTGTTTATAATCATCTTAAAGAGTTAATTCCAAATCAGATCGGAAGGTATTCTGATGAGTTTTATCCTACATCTACAGGGGATAACTTTATTAAGGCAGGAATGCCGACTATCTTATTTGAAGGGGGACATTTTGTAGATGACTATACAAGGAAGGGAACACGTAAATACTATACTATTGCGCTTTACTACGCTTTGAAAGCAATCAGTGAGCTAAACTCTGATATTACGGGATGGGAATCTTATCTGGATATTCCTGAAAATAAAGAAACACATTACGATATTATATACAGGAATGTGAAACTGAATACAGATCATCATTGTGTGTTGGATATTGCAGTTCAGTACAGGGAAGTAAAAGAAGATGGAAAAGACGATATTTCTTTTATTCCTTTTGTAATGGAGGTGGGAGATGTAAAGAAAAAGAACGGATGGCTGGAAATAGACTGTGCAGATAAGAAATTTGTTTGTTCAACGAAATATCCCAAACTGGATGAAAAAGTAAATTTTACAATTGAAGAATAA